From Pseudobacteroides sp., the proteins below share one genomic window:
- a CDS encoding phage holin, which produces MDIFHDIFLKLLQYLIEVAIAILVPIVIRFVLTKTNKENLLKYVTIAGTVVKAVEQIYGGGNGGTKKSAAVSKLSQMTRGKLSTDDIHHLIEAAVFEMNKDIKHAIMTIPDVQESKKVKAS; this is translated from the coding sequence GTGGACATTTTTCATGACATTTTTTTGAAGTTGCTTCAATATTTAATTGAAGTTGCAATAGCAATATTAGTACCAATAGTTATCAGATTTGTTCTGACCAAGACAAATAAGGAAAACTTACTCAAGTATGTTACCATTGCAGGAACTGTTGTAAAGGCAGTTGAGCAGATTTACGGGGGCGGTAATGGGGGTACTAAGAAATCTGCTGCTGTATCCAAGCTTTCACAAATGACTCGGGGAAAGCTTTCCACCGATGACATACATCACTTGATTGAGGCTGCAGTCTTTGAGATGAATAAGGATATAAAACATGCAATTATGACAATTCCCGATGTACAAGAATCTAAAAAGGTAAAAGCCAGCTGA